CCTCACCGGCCGAAATTTCCTGCAACTTGGCCAAAGACAACTGCGCCCGCAGCTGTTCGGCACTGCCATTGACCCGATAAAGCACACGGTCGCCATCGACACTCTGCAGACGTGCGCCAAAAGGCTCCAGCAAACGCCCGAGCGCCGCATAGTGCTCCAGATTCATCCCCTGCACTTCCAGCAGTTGCTCGCTCGATGCGCCCGGCTTAGCGGCAAAACGTGGTGCCAGGCGTTGGCTGACCGCCAGCATCACCGCGTCGGCCAGCGCGGCGGCATCGGCGCCCTGCACGCTACCGGCTTCTTTCTTATCGCCCAACCACAAACGCCACTTGGCTTGCCATTGGCCACCCTCTTCACGGGCATGCACCGCCAGCAGAGCGTCGGCATTGTAACGGTCGGATGCGCCCCGCAGCGGTGCCGGGTCTGCACTTTCCAGATTCGGCGCAGTGGCGACAATCTGCTCGTTCAGGTCCGCCAGCGGCAACCGCAGCGGCAGCCCACGATGTTGCGCCGCTCGAAGCAGTGGCGTGGCACTGGCTTGGCCATCGCCGACCAGGCTCGAACCTTCACTGGAATCGTTCAACCACCAGCCGAGGATCGACGGCCGATTGGCACCCCACACAGCCAACCCGGCACGCCGCAAGGCCTGTTCGGTGGTGGCCGGATCGAAATCGACTTTCAGCACCTCCGGTGGCCCGGCGTCATAGCCGAACTGACTGATGATCTGTTGAGGGTCTTTGCGCACAGCCGCCAGACCAGGGCTTTGCGCCGCCTTGGGGTCGCCGGTCAGGCGCAACACCAACGTATCCAGCGCCCGCTGAGTCGCCTGATCGCGCTCCTCCGGCGTCTGACTACTGACCGGCTCGCGCACTTGATAGAGGCCTTTGACGGTTTCGGCATGGCAGGTCAAGCTGACCACGGATAAACAGCCCACGAACAAGCATTTAAGAAAACGCATGAAAGATTCCTGACGACAAGAGCGGCTGGAACAAACCGCATGAACATGAAGACGATTGAGCTAGGCTGTGACCACACACTCAAGCAAAACATTCACACGATCACATTAAGTTTTCGCACTGTCATAACGATAGACGGTTAGCGTCAATACCTTATACAGCCATGTGGGACGCCACCAATACGCGCAATATCGGTTTTTTTAACGCGATATGCCTCTACCCGTCGGCACGAGGATGGCCGCTGCCCCTCAAGCCTGATAAAATCGCGCGCCTTCGCAGACCGGCAACAGCCGGGCGCCCTGAAATTCGCGGATGGCAATTGCCCTTCGCCTGCTTCAGTGGCCCCACTGGACTCGGTCGTTACCCCTGAATCCCCCCTAAAGGCCTGGATCATGAGCAAGCAACCCTCCCTGAGCTACAAGGACGCCGGTGTAGACATCGACGCCGGTGAAGCATTGGTCGAACGCATCAAGAGCGTCGCCAAGCGCACTGCGCGCCCGGAAGTCATGGGCGGCCTGGGCGGTTTCGGCGCCCTCTGCGAAATCCCGGCCGGTTACAAACAACCGGTGCTGGTATCGGGCACTGACGGCGTCGGCACCAAGCTGCGCCTGGCGCTGAACCTGAACAAGCACGACAGCATCGGCATCGACCTGGTTGCCATGTGCGTGAACGACCTGGTGGTCTGCGGCGCCGAGCCGCTGTTCTTCCTGGACTACTACGCCACCGGCAAACTGAACGTCGAAACCGCGACCCAGGTCGTGACCGGCATCGGCGCTGGCTGTGAACTGTCCGGCTGCTCCCTGGTCGGCGGCGAAACCGCTGAAATGCCTGGCATGTACGAAGGCGAAGACTACGACCTGGCCGGCTTCTGCGTCGGCGTCGTGGAAAAAGCCGAAATCATCGACGGTTCTAAAGTCGCTGCCGGCGATGCCCTGCTCGCCCTGCCGTCTTCCGGCCCGCACTCCAACGGCTACTCGCTGATCCGCAAGATCATCGAAGTGTCCGGTGCAGACATCGAAAACATCCAGCTCGACGGCAAGCCGCTGACCGATCTGCTGATGGCCCCGACCCGCATCTACGTGAAGCCGCTGCTCAAGCTGATCAAAGAAACGGGCGCCGTCAAAGCCATGGCCCACATCACTGGTGGCGGCCTGCTGGACAACATCCCGCGCGTGCTGCCAAAAGGCGCTCAAGCGGTGGTTGACGTCGCGAGCTGGACCCGCCCTGCGGTGTTCGATTGGCTGCAAGAGAAAGGCAACGTCGACGAAAACGAAATGCACCGCGTGCTGAACTGCGGCGTCGGCATGGTCATCTGCGTTGCTCAAGAGCACGTTGAAACCGCACTGAACGTACTGCGTGAAGCTGGCGAGCAGCCTTGGGTCATCGGCCAGATCGCCACCGCCGCCGAAGGCGCGGCTCAGGTCGACCTGAAGAACCTTAAGGCTCATTAATGTCCGTAACCTGTGATGTGGTGGTGCTGCTGTCCGGCACCGGCAGTAACTTGCAGGCCTTGATCGACAGCACGCGGACCGGCGACAGCCCGGCCCGCATCGCTGCGGTGATCTCCAACCGCGCCGACGCCTACGGCCTGCAACGCGCCAGGGACGCGGGTATCGACACCCGCACCCTGGATCACAAGGCTTTCGAAGGTCGCGAGGCCTTCGATGCCGCGCTGATCGAACTGATCGACGCCTTCAACCCCAAACTCGTGGTACTGGCCGGCTTCATGCGCATTCTCAGCGCTGACTTCGTGCGCCACTATCAGGGTCGCCTGCTCAATATCCATCCCTCGCTGCTGCCCAAACACAAAGGGTTACACACCCATCAGCGCGCGCTGGAGGCCGGCGACGCTGAACACGGCTGTTCCGTGCACTTCGTCACCGAGGAACTCGATGGCGGACCACTGGTCGTACAGGCAGTAATACCGGTAGAGTTGCACGATTCGCCGCAGAGTCTGGCGCAGCGAGTCCACACCCAGGAACACCTGATCTACCCGATGGCCGTACGCTGGTTTGCCGAAGGCCGTTTATCACTCGGTGAACAAGGTGCTTTACTGGACGGACAGTTACTCGCGGCCAGCGGCCACTTGATTCTAACCTAGGAGATTTTATGCGTCGCGCCCTGCTCTTCGCTTGCGCTCTGCTCGCCCTGCCATTTGCGCAGGCCGCAGACCTTCAACCCTTCTCCGCCAGCTACACCGCCGACTGGAAACAGCTGCCCATGAGCGGCACCGCCGAGCGCAGCCTGACCAAGGGAACCAATGGCGTCTGGAAGCTCAGCTTCAAGGCGTCGATGATGATTGCCAGCCTGACCGAAGAAAGCACCCTGACGCTGGACAAGGACACGCTGCTGCCACAGTCCTACCACTTCGAGCGCGGCGGCCTGGGCAAAGCCAAGAAAGCTGATCTGGACTTTGACTGGACCACCAAAATGGTCACCGGTACTGATCGAGGTGATGCCGTCAAGCTTCCACTCAATCGCGGCATGGTCGACAAGTCCACCTATCAACTGGCACTGCAGCATGACGTAGCCGCCGGCAAGAAAAGCATGAGCTATCAAGTCGTCGATGACGGCGAAGTCGATACCTATGACTTCCGCGTGCTGGGTTCAGAGAAAGTCGACACCAAGGCCGGCCAGATCGATGCGATCAAGGTCGAACGCGTACGCGATCCGACTCAAAGCAAGCGCATCACCGTGCTGTGGTTCGCCAAGGATTGGGATTACTTGCTGGTCCGTCTGCAACAGGTTGAAACCGACGGCAAGGAGTACAACATCATGCTCCTCGACGGTACGGTCAACGGCAAGACGGTCAAAGGCAGCTGATCCGCAACAAAATGAAAGCCCCGCAAACGCGGGGCTTTTTTTCGTCTGGCATTGGGTTGGATTAGAGCGATCAGCGCACGGTAAAGCGTTGTTGAGCCAGCAGACGGTCGCCCTGGAACACCATGAAACGCCATTCACCGGGAACAACTTCATGACTTTCGGTGAACTCGAAGGCCATCAGGTCCTGCGGAGCACCAGGTACCAGTTTCTGAGTGACTTCCAGCTTGTCGTGACGCACGCCATCCGGAGTACGAATGCCCGGCGTGAAATAGAGCAACGTCAGCGGCTGGTCTTCGGCGACCTTGCCGGCCAACTGGTAGCGCATACCGAATTTGGCGCCCAATTTGGCGGGGACGATTTCGGTTTGCTGGATCTGTTCATTGCTGCGACGCAAAACCCGCTCGCCCGATTGCAGTTCGGCTTTCTGACCAGCGAACACGCCGTACTCCACCGGGCCTTCGACGCGGACTTCTGCACTGGCCAGAGCACTGACGAACATTATTGTGGCCAGGGTGACTAAGCGGGTGAGGTGCATGGTGCGCTCCTTGATTGAGATGAGCGCGAGGGTATGACGCAGGGATGACAGGTTAATGACAGATTGGCGGAGCACATCAAAAGATCGCAGCCTTCGGCAACTCCTACAGGAATGCTCTATAACTTCAGGGTCTTTTTTTGATCGAATGACTTTTCCTATTGCCCGCGAGGTTTCCCATGACTGTCACCGTCAACACTGTCTCTGCCGAAGGTTTTCGTCACAGCGTCCAGATCGATGACCACGAACTCTTTGCAGATGTGTCGAAAACCTCCGGCGGCGAAGGCACCGCGCCTGAACCACACGACTACTTCGATGCAGCCCTCGGCGCCTGCAAGGCCCTGACGCTGAAAATGTATGCGAAGAAAAAGAACATCCCGTTAACGGGCGTCGAGGTTGAGGTCAAGCGCGACAACAGTGAAGAGCAGAAAGGCAAATACGCCCTGCACGTCGAACTCACGCTCAAAGGCGTACTTACCGACGCACAGCGCGACGAGCTGCACCGCGTGGCCGACCGCTGCCCGGTCCACAAACTGATGACCCTCTCTGAAGTCAGCATCGAAACCCATCTGTCCGAAGGTGCCTTCAGCCAATAGCGGCAAGGGCTGCGCAAGCGGGTTATGCTCCCTGCGTCACCCGCTCAGCCTGGAATGCACCATGAACACGCCACTCGTGATCCGCCCTCGCGCCGAAGATGTCGAAGGCCAGCCGATTCTTCGCCCGTTGCCGTCAGCCAAATGCCGCAACGTCGGGCCTTTCGTGTTTTTCGACCACATGCTCGAAACCCGTTACCCGGCGGGCAAAGGCATGAATATCCGTCAGCATCCGCACATTGGCCTGTCCACCCTCACCTACCTGTTTGAAGGGCAAATCCAGCACAAGGACAGCCTCGGTTCCGATCAGGTGGTGAATGCTGGCGATGTCAGTTGGATGACCGCCGGCAGCGCGATTGCCCACGTCGAACGCACACCCGAAGCATTGAAGGACAGCGGCTTTACCCTGCACGGCTTGCAGATCTGGCTGGCTTCGCCCAAGGATCATGAACACGGCCCAGGGCATTACAGCCACCATCCGGCTGCCACGCTACCTGCCAGCGATATGCTTGGCGTGAAGATACGCATGATCGCCGGATCAGGCTTTTGCCTAGAATCGCCGGTCCCAGTGCTTTCTCCTACGCTGTACGCCGAATTGAACCTGCAAACGGCGACCACATTGCTGATTCCCACCGAGCATGCAGAACGGGCACTGTATGTGCTGAGCGGTGAGGTGCAACTGGATGGCGAGCTGCTGGAACCGCACTCGCTGGTGGTGTTGCCGGTCGGGGAAGAGATGACACTGTTCGCCGAGAGCGACTGTCATGCCGTGCTGTTTGGCGGCGCGCCGCTGGATGGGCCACGACGGATCAACTGGAATTTCGTGGCCAGCGATCCGGCATTGATCGATGAAGCACGTCGGCGCTGGGCGGCCGGGGATTGGCCGACAGTGCCGGGGGAAAGCGAGCGGATTGAGCTGCCGAAACACCGAAGCCCGCCAACTCCCTTGTGATTGATCGACTGATCGTTCCCATGCGCAGCAAAGGGATGCAGCCCGTGACGCTCCGCGTCACTGGACGCGGAGCGTCCCTAGAGGCATTCCCACGCAGAGCGTGGGAACGATCAAAAAACCCGCCGAAGCGGGTTTTTTTTTACAACACAGTTAAACCGACAGTTCAACCAACAGCTTGTTCAGACGGCGCACATAAGCGGCCGGGTCTTTCAAGCTGTCGCCGGCCGCCAGGGCTGCCTGATCGAACAGAATGTGCGACAGGTCGCCGAAGCGCTCGTCGCTCTGCTCGTTGTCGAGTTTCTCGATCAGCGGGTGAGCCGGGTTGAATTCGAAGATCGGCTTGGAATCCGGAACCTTCTGACCGCTGGCTTCCAGGATCTGACGCATTTGCAGGCCCAAGTCCTGCTCGCCGATGGCGAGGATCGCCGGGGAATCGGTCAGGCGGTGGGAAACCCGCACTTCAGCAACGGACTCACCCAAAGCAGTTTTGAGACGCTCAACCAGACCTTCTTTGGACTTGGCGACTTCTTCCGCGGCTTTCTTGTCTTCTTCCGAATCCAGGTTGCCGAGGTCCAGGTCACCGCGTGCCACGTCGACAAAGCTCTTGCCGTCGAAGTCGCTGAGGTAGCTCATCAACCACTCGTCGATGCGGTCGGTCAACAGCAGCACTTCGATGCCTTTCTTGCGGAAGACTTCCAGGTGCGGGCTGTTTTTGACTTGCGCGTAGGTTTCGCCAGTCAGGTAGTAAATCTTGTCCTGACCTTCCTTGGCGCGCGCCAGGTAGTCGGCCAGACCCACAACCTGCTCGCCGTCATCGCCCTGAGTGGACGCAAAACGCAGCAGGCCAGCAATTTTTTCTTTGTTGGCGAAGTCTTCTGCCGGGCCTTCTTTCATGACCTGACCGAAGTTCTTCCAGAAGCCTTTGTATTGCTCAGGCTCGTTCTTCGCCAGTTTTTCCAGCATGTCCAGAACGCGCTTGGTCAGCGCCGATTTCATGGAATCGATGATCGGGTCTTTCTGCAAGATTTCCCGCGACACGTTCAGCGACAGGTCGTTGGAGTCGACTACGCCTTTGATGAAGCGCAGGTACAGCGGCAGGAAGGACTCGGCCTGATCCATGACGAACACACGCTGCACGTACAGCTTCAGGCCTTTCGGCGCTTCACGCTGGTACAGGTCGAACGGAGCACGGGTCGGCACATAAAGCAGCGAGGTGTACTCGAGCTTGCCTTCGACCTTGTTGTGACTCCAGCTCAGCGGGTTTTCGAAATCGTGAGCGACGTGTTTGTAGAACTCCTGGTATTCCTCGTCTTTTACTTCAGTGCGAGGACGAGTCCACAGGGCGCTGGCGCGGTTGACGGTTTCCCATTCAACGGCAGGCTTGTCTTCGCCTTCAACGGCTGCCACTTCTTTCGGCAACTCGATCGGCAAGGCGATGTGGTCGGAGTACTTCTTGATGATGTTGCGCAGACGCCAGCCATCGGCGAATTCGTCTTCAGCGGACTTCAGGTGCAGGACAATGCGGGTACCACGGTCGGCTTTCTCGACAGTAGAAATTTCGAACTCGCCTTCGCCCTTGGACGACCAGTGCACGCCTTCACTGGCTGCGAGGCCGGCACGGCGGCTGAATACGTCAACTTTATCGGCGACGATGAACGCCGAGTAAAAACCAACACCGAATTGACCGATCAGGTGCGAGTCTTTTTTCTGATCGCCAGACAAGTGTTTCATGAAATCGGCAGTGCCGGACTTGGCGATGGTGCCCAGATGGGTCACCGCGTCGTCACGGCTCATGCCGATGCCGTTGTCTTCGAGGGTGACGGTTTTAGCCTCTTTGTCGAAGCTCACACGGATTTTCAGTTCAGCGCCGCCTTCCAGCAATTCAGGCTTGGCGAGGGCTTCAAAGCGTAATTTGTCGACAGCGTCAGAGGCGTTCGAGATCAATTCGCGAAGGAAAATTTCCTTGTTGGAATACAGCGAATGGATCATGAGGTGCAGCAGTTGCTTCACCTCGGTCTGGAAGCCCAGGGTTTCCTTTTGAGTTTCCACACTCATGGTCATCAAACTCCAATCAGATGGCAATGGCCGAGACCGTGAGGGTCTACGGCGGGTTGTCATCAGAGTTGGGGGCTGAGATCAGAATTTCAAGGGCTCTTCGATTTTGAAATGAGCCCGGGCCGTGGCAATAGGCTCAGCTTCACTACGTTGCCAGGCGATAATCGCCACATTGGCCACCCGACGCCCCTGTCGGCATACCTGGCATTTGGCCCAGGTATCGCGAAACTGGCCCGCGCGCAGGTAGTCGAGGGAAAAGTCGATAATCTTCGGCACGCCGGGCGAGCCGGTGAAAATCAACAGGTGCAGTGCCGCCGAGAGCTCCATGAACCCGGCAATGACCCCGCCATGAATCGCCGGCAATAAAGGATTACCAATGTTGTCCCTGTTGGCCGGCAGACGAAACAGCAGTTCATCCCCAACACGCGAGCATTCAACACCGATCAGCCTGGCGTAGGGAATCAGGTCCAGCAGCGAGGCATAGTCCCCCTGCGCATGAGCCTGTTGAAGTTGTTCCTTGAATGTGTCGGTCATTTCGCACCTCCGGCAATGGCACCCGCGAAACCTTTGGTCCCTTTGATGCCCTTGCCCATGCGCATAAACGTGCCCACCACATGGGCGATGGGCTGTTCGGGGTCGTCCTGATAGGCAAAACCGCGCGCGAAGATCACGTCCGTGGTCACCCGGTAGCATTGGGCGAAGCCGTACACGTCCTTGTGCGGCTCGGCGGCGTGCATATAGTCGACGCGCAAGTCGAGCGTCGGACAGACTTCAAACTCAGGCAGCACGCAGAGAGTGGCCATGCCGCAAGCGGTGTCCATCAGCGAGGTCAGGGCACCGCCATGAATCACCCCGGTTTGCGGGTTGCCGACGATTTGTAGGCTGTACGGCAAAATCACCGTCAGCCCTTCGCTACAGGCGTTGTGAACGCGCATGCCGAGTACCTGACAATGGCGCAATGCCGACAGGAATCGAGTCGCACGCTCAAAAACGGGGTTTTCGGTCATTGGATAAAACGCTTCTTAGTGTCTGGGCAAAATAGCGAGCCCGAGAGTAAAAGTTCCGCAGCAAAACAAACTTATATATCTGTGCAATTTGAGGAACTTAACCCTCATCGCTGTGCTCGAAAGGCCAGTAGATATTTTCCATAAGGAGAAACACCCCATGCGTAAGACTTTAGCTATTGCCTTGATGTTGACCGCTACCCTCGGTCTCGCTGCCTGCGATAAAAAATCCGAGGACAAAGCTCAAGATGCCACCAAACATGCTGAACAAGCTCAGGAAAAAATGAGCGAAGCTCAGGATAAAGTGAATGAGGCAGCAAAAGAAAACGCCGAAGCTGCCAAAGCTCAGGCCGAATCGAACGAAGCAGCGGTAAAAGAAGCCGCTCCAGCGCCGGTTCCAGCGCCAGAAGCCCCTAAAAACTAAAAACGTTTTTAGTGTGATAAAAGAAAACCCGCCCAGTGCGGGTTTTCTTTTTATTGGCAATAAGTATTAGAGCAAAACTGTTCTAAAAGTCGGACTAATCATCAGCAACAACGAACACACTAAACCCACAAACCACACCAGACTGCGCTGCCAGGCCAGATCTGCCCAATAGCACAGCAAGTAAATGACGCGCGTGATCACGAAGATGATTGCCAGCGCATCGATCAGCCATCCCGCCGTCTGCGTGGTGTGCGCCATCAACACCCCTACCGCAAACAATATGAACGCCTCGAAACTGTTCTGATGGGCCGCCAATGCGCGGGCGCCGAAACCGGTTAGTTGGGCCTGTTGCTGACGCGGCAGGTGATTGTCGTAACCGCCCTGCTCGTTCATGGCTTTGGCCACCGGAATCTTTGCCACGTAAATCAACAATGCGCTGATCAACACACACCAAAACGGAATACTCATCAAGCAGCCTCCTTGTTTGCTTCAGGCAATGGCGCCTCTGTAGGTGTATAGACCATCACATCCAGAACGTCGGAGTGAAACTCACGGCGATACAACACAAACACGACGCCGGCACTCATCAACATGAACAACCAGGGGCTGACGAACCAGGCCAGCATGGTCATGCCAAAGTAATAGGAACGCAGACCGAAGTTGAACTGGTTGGCCGCCATGGAGATGACACGCGCCGCCCGGGAAGCGAAGGCTTTACGCTCTTGCTCGGACACATGGCGCTCGCCGATCATCGGTGCCGAGCCCACGAGAATCGCCGCAAAATTGTACTGACGCATGCACCAACTGAACGTAAAGAACGCATAGACAAACACCAGCGCCAGGCATAACAACTTGATTTCCGACATGCCCTGGGAAGCCTGTTGCACCATCGGGATGTCCGCCAGCAACGACACGGCTCTGTCGGAAGCCCCCAATACCGTGAGAATACCGGCCAGGATAATCAACGTGCTGGACGCGAAGAACGAGGCGTTACGCTCCAGGTTGCCAATCACGCTGGCGTCGGCAATGCGGTTGTCGCGCAACAGCATGCGACGCATCCAGTCTTCACGGTACAGGTGCAGCACGCTGGCCAGGCACGCGGTGTCGCGGCCCTTCCATGTCGCATAGCGGGTGTAACCGCCCCAACAGATGACAAACCAGAGCGCGGCAAGGATGTGGATCAGGTTGGTGTGGATGAATGACATGCAGACCCTTGAGAGACATTGATTAAATATGTAGGAGCGAGGCTTGCCCGCGCTCCTACAGATACTCTTCGACGTTAGCGCAAGGAAAAAGACACCGCATCACGCGCATAAAAAAATGCCCCGTATCGCTTGATACGGGGCATTTCTATTTTTTGCCAGGAAGCAGCTCAAGACCCGCCTGTGGCGGGCCGTAAGTGTTAAGCCAGCGCTTCTTCGCGCTTGCCCAACAGACGGTCGCAAACCACCGCAACTACCAGCGTCATGACCGACGGCACCAGCCACGCCAGCCCCTGCTCGCTCAACGGCAGGTGAGCCAGTTGAGTCGGCATCCAGTCGGCCAGACCGGCGCCTTTGAGGGCATCGATCAAGCCGAAGATGAACGACATCAACATGACCGGACCGACGATGCGGCCCTGCTCATGCCAGAAGTCCTTGCAGAAACTGAGAGCGACCAGGGCGATGCACGGCGGGTAAATGGCGGTGAGTACCGGAATCGAGAACGCGATCAGCTTGGTGAGGCCCAAATTGGACACCAGCAGGGAGAACGCCGCCAGGATGATCACCAGGGTCTTGTAGGACAGCGGCAGCACGCGACTGAAGTATTCGGCGCAGGCGCACGTCAGACCGACCGCTGTCACCAGGCAGGCCAGAGAGATCAGCACCGCAAGGAAACCACTGCCCAGGCTGCCGAAGGTGTGTTGCACATAGGCATGCAGCACAGCGGCGCCGTTGGTCGCGCCCACTGCCACTTCATGGCTGCCCGAACCCAGGCGGAACAGGCTGACGTAGACCAGCGCCAGGCCCACCCCGGCAATCAGCCCGGCGATGATCGCGTAGCGGGTGATCAAGGCTGGCGACTCGACGCCCCGGGAACGGATCGCGTTGACGATGACAATGCCGAACACCAATGCGCCCAGGGTATCCATGGTCAGGTAACCATTGATGAACCCTTGAGAGAACGGTGCTGCGACATATTCAGGGGTAGCAACGCCGATATCCCCGGCTGGCAATGCGAATGCCGCGATGCCGAGAACGGCCAGAGCGATGATCTTCAGCGGTGCAAGGAAACGTCCTACGGTGTCCAGCAGACGGCCCGGATAGAGCGAGATGAAGAACACCAGCAGGAAGTACACCGAACTATAGAGAAACAGCGCCAGCGGGCTCTCGCCGGTCAGCGGCGCCAAGCCCACTTCAAACGATACGGTCGCGGTGCGCGGCGTCGCGAACAACGGGCCAACAGCGAGGTAGCACGCGGCTGCCAGCAGGCCACCGGCGACTTTACCGATCGGGCTGCTCAAGGCATCCATTGCACCACCGACCTTGGCCAGGGCGACAACGGTGATCACCGGCAGACCGACCGCGGTGATCAGAAAACCCAGCGCCGCCATCCAGACATTAGGCCCGGACTGCAAACCGACGAT
The window above is part of the Pseudomonas sp. B21-048 genome. Proteins encoded here:
- a CDS encoding DUF599 domain-containing protein → MSFIHTNLIHILAALWFVICWGGYTRYATWKGRDTACLASVLHLYREDWMRRMLLRDNRIADASVIGNLERNASFFASSTLIILAGILTVLGASDRAVSLLADIPMVQQASQGMSEIKLLCLALVFVYAFFTFSWCMRQYNFAAILVGSAPMIGERHVSEQERKAFASRAARVISMAANQFNFGLRSYYFGMTMLAWFVSPWLFMLMSAGVVFVLYRREFHSDVLDVMVYTPTEAPLPEANKEAA
- the purM gene encoding phosphoribosylformylglycinamidine cyclo-ligase, with amino-acid sequence MSKQPSLSYKDAGVDIDAGEALVERIKSVAKRTARPEVMGGLGGFGALCEIPAGYKQPVLVSGTDGVGTKLRLALNLNKHDSIGIDLVAMCVNDLVVCGAEPLFFLDYYATGKLNVETATQVVTGIGAGCELSGCSLVGGETAEMPGMYEGEDYDLAGFCVGVVEKAEIIDGSKVAAGDALLALPSSGPHSNGYSLIRKIIEVSGADIENIQLDGKPLTDLLMAPTRIYVKPLLKLIKETGAVKAMAHITGGGLLDNIPRVLPKGAQAVVDVASWTRPAVFDWLQEKGNVDENEMHRVLNCGVGMVICVAQEHVETALNVLREAGEQPWVIGQIATAAEGAAQVDLKNLKAH
- a CDS encoding PaaI family thioesterase, which codes for MTENPVFERATRFLSALRHCQVLGMRVHNACSEGLTVILPYSLQIVGNPQTGVIHGGALTSLMDTACGMATLCVLPEFEVCPTLDLRVDYMHAAEPHKDVYGFAQCYRVTTDVIFARGFAYQDDPEQPIAHVVGTFMRMGKGIKGTKGFAGAIAGGAK
- a CDS encoding DUF3108 domain-containing protein; this encodes MRRALLFACALLALPFAQAADLQPFSASYTADWKQLPMSGTAERSLTKGTNGVWKLSFKASMMIASLTEESTLTLDKDTLLPQSYHFERGGLGKAKKADLDFDWTTKMVTGTDRGDAVKLPLNRGMVDKSTYQLALQHDVAAGKKSMSYQVVDDGEVDTYDFRVLGSEKVDTKAGQIDAIKVERVRDPTQSKRITVLWFAKDWDYLLVRLQQVETDGKEYNIMLLDGTVNGKTVKGS
- a CDS encoding MAPEG family protein — encoded protein: MSIPFWCVLISALLIYVAKIPVAKAMNEQGGYDNHLPRQQQAQLTGFGARALAAHQNSFEAFILFAVGVLMAHTTQTAGWLIDALAIIFVITRVIYLLCYWADLAWQRSLVWFVGLVCSLLLMISPTFRTVLL
- a CDS encoding DUF2066 domain-containing protein → MRFLKCLFVGCLSVVSLTCHAETVKGLYQVREPVSSQTPEERDQATQRALDTLVLRLTGDPKAAQSPGLAAVRKDPQQIISQFGYDAGPPEVLKVDFDPATTEQALRRAGLAVWGANRPSILGWWLNDSSEGSSLVGDGQASATPLLRAAQHRGLPLRLPLADLNEQIVATAPNLESADPAPLRGASDRYNADALLAVHAREEGGQWQAKWRLWLGDKKEAGSVQGADAAALADAVMLAVSQRLAPRFAAKPGASSEQLLEVQGMNLEHYAALGRLLEPFGARLQSVDGDRVLYRVNGSAEQLRAQLSLAKLQEISAGEAPAPATAVQPVAAGSTPVAAPAPTPQLRFRW
- the htpG gene encoding molecular chaperone HtpG — its product is MSVETQKETLGFQTEVKQLLHLMIHSLYSNKEIFLRELISNASDAVDKLRFEALAKPELLEGGAELKIRVSFDKEAKTVTLEDNGIGMSRDDAVTHLGTIAKSGTADFMKHLSGDQKKDSHLIGQFGVGFYSAFIVADKVDVFSRRAGLAASEGVHWSSKGEGEFEISTVEKADRGTRIVLHLKSAEDEFADGWRLRNIIKKYSDHIALPIELPKEVAAVEGEDKPAVEWETVNRASALWTRPRTEVKDEEYQEFYKHVAHDFENPLSWSHNKVEGKLEYTSLLYVPTRAPFDLYQREAPKGLKLYVQRVFVMDQAESFLPLYLRFIKGVVDSNDLSLNVSREILQKDPIIDSMKSALTKRVLDMLEKLAKNEPEQYKGFWKNFGQVMKEGPAEDFANKEKIAGLLRFASTQGDDGEQVVGLADYLARAKEGQDKIYYLTGETYAQVKNSPHLEVFRKKGIEVLLLTDRIDEWLMSYLSDFDGKSFVDVARGDLDLGNLDSEEDKKAAEEVAKSKEGLVERLKTALGESVAEVRVSHRLTDSPAILAIGEQDLGLQMRQILEASGQKVPDSKPIFEFNPAHPLIEKLDNEQSDERFGDLSHILFDQAALAAGDSLKDPAAYVRRLNKLLVELSV
- a CDS encoding OsmC family protein, which codes for MTVTVNTVSAEGFRHSVQIDDHELFADVSKTSGGEGTAPEPHDYFDAALGACKALTLKMYAKKKNIPLTGVEVEVKRDNSEEQKGKYALHVELTLKGVLTDAQRDELHRVADRCPVHKLMTLSEVSIETHLSEGAFSQ
- the purN gene encoding phosphoribosylglycinamide formyltransferase, giving the protein MSVTCDVVVLLSGTGSNLQALIDSTRTGDSPARIAAVISNRADAYGLQRARDAGIDTRTLDHKAFEGREAFDAALIELIDAFNPKLVVLAGFMRILSADFVRHYQGRLLNIHPSLLPKHKGLHTHQRALEAGDAEHGCSVHFVTEELDGGPLVVQAVIPVELHDSPQSLAQRVHTQEHLIYPMAVRWFAEGRLSLGEQGALLDGQLLAASGHLILT
- a CDS encoding DUF3859 domain-containing protein, translating into MHLTRLVTLATIMFVSALASAEVRVEGPVEYGVFAGQKAELQSGERVLRRSNEQIQQTEIVPAKLGAKFGMRYQLAGKVAEDQPLTLLYFTPGIRTPDGVRHDKLEVTQKLVPGAPQDLMAFEFTESHEVVPGEWRFMVFQGDRLLAQQRFTVR
- a CDS encoding PaaI family thioesterase; translated protein: MTDTFKEQLQQAHAQGDYASLLDLIPYARLIGVECSRVGDELLFRLPANRDNIGNPLLPAIHGGVIAGFMELSAALHLLIFTGSPGVPKIIDFSLDYLRAGQFRDTWAKCQVCRQGRRVANVAIIAWQRSEAEPIATARAHFKIEEPLKF
- a CDS encoding pirin family protein; the encoded protein is MNTPLVIRPRAEDVEGQPILRPLPSAKCRNVGPFVFFDHMLETRYPAGKGMNIRQHPHIGLSTLTYLFEGQIQHKDSLGSDQVVNAGDVSWMTAGSAIAHVERTPEALKDSGFTLHGLQIWLASPKDHEHGPGHYSHHPAATLPASDMLGVKIRMIAGSGFCLESPVPVLSPTLYAELNLQTATTLLIPTEHAERALYVLSGEVQLDGELLEPHSLVVLPVGEEMTLFAESDCHAVLFGGAPLDGPRRINWNFVASDPALIDEARRRWAAGDWPTVPGESERIELPKHRSPPTPL